GTTCGACACGCAAGTCGCAGCCATGGTCTGCGGATTTGGGGACTCCATTTCCTATGATCAGCTCGTCTATAAGGTGACGGGTGCGCGGATAGACAAGTCCTCCCGATTTACCGATTGGGCCCGTCGGCCGCTCACTGCCAAGCAACTGGATTACGCCCTTGCCGATGTCACCCATCTGCGGGATGCCTTTCAGTTCCTGAAGGCGAATCTGGCCGAACAGAACCGGACCCACTGGGTGCAGGACGAAATGACAGTCCTGACGTCGGTTGCAACTTACCGCGCGGATCCGGACCAGGCCTGGAAGCGCTTGAAACTGCGTGTGCGCAAACCGGTTGAACTCGCAGTCATGATGGAAGTCGCGGCCTGGCGCGAAACTGAGGCCCAAAACCGGGATGTCCCACGCAGCCGCGTGATCAAGGACGACGCCATCTATGAACTGGCTGCACAACAGCCTGTGACGACGGAAGCGCTTGGACGTCTGCGCACCATCCCGCGCGGCTTTGAGCGATCCCGCAACGCAGATGAGATCCTGAAAGCGGTCCGCCGGGCACTGGAGATCCCCAAATCTGAGCTCCCGAAATTGCCGAAAGGCCGGCAAGCGCCGGATGGATCGGCTGCCGCCGTCGATTTGCTGAAAGTCCTATTGAAACTCGTCAGCGAAGCGCATGGTGTTGCAGCCAAGGTGATTGCCACTGTCGACGATCTGGAAAAAATTGCAGCTGATGACAACGCTGATGTTGCTGCGATGAAAGGCTGGCGGCGGGAGCTGTTTGGAGAAACGGCGCTCAAGCTCAAGCGCGGAGAAGTGGCTTTGGCATTCCAGAACCGGCAAATCACTGTTTTGGAACAGACACCTCAGCAGGCCACGCAAGCAGCAGAGTAATTTCAGACTCAACATAGAGATCTGACAAAAAGGTGCCGTTTCAGGCACCTTTTTTCATTTCAGATCAGCAGCCTAATCGAGTGCCAGAGAAAATAGTTATGCACTCACGCGCACACTCACCGGCGCGTCAATACACTTGGACAGCTGACCGACACGCTTGCGCAGGCGCTCCCCATCGAGATCGGCCAGTTCGGTGCCAAGATCAAGGACAAGCTCCTCGCCCTCCATGCTGATGCCGACCTTCGGCAGCATGCCCCCCATGGACGCGCTTAAAAGTGAGGCAACCCTCAAAGTCGCGCCCAGAACCTTGGCGCGGATCCGAAGGCGGTCGGTGAACAGCTCCCGGATTACGGTCGACAGCGCCCCTTCCCTGAGCCCTTCATGCCGGTAGAACACAGCAGCGGACAAATACGCCCTGCTTGCGTGATCGAGCCCTACGAACGATGCATTGGAAATGATGTTGAGGCTCTGCTCCCCGCGATAGTCCGGATGAGCCCGCCAGCCAATGTCAGACAAGAGGCAGGCCGCATGACGCAACCGGGTTTCATTGGCCGTCTCTTCGATCGAAAGCATATGGAACAGGGCGTCGGACCAGCCAATCAGTTCCTCGGCGAATTGCGGCGATCGCGCCCTCAGCACACAGAGCTCGCGGGCCGCCTCAATAACCGGGTCCTGCGCCTGCATTTCCGGTGACAGTTTGGAATGCAGTAGTCCTTCCCGAACACCGGTTGCCGAAAACACCAGCCGTTCCGCCTTCATGGCGGTGAGCACACGCTCCAGAACTACGGCCCCGATCGGAACGAGCGGACGGCGCTGCTTGGAAACGACTTCGGCAAGTTCCACGCCTTCAAGATCCGGAACGGCGATCTTTCGACAGAACTCAATCGCCTCATCGGCGTTTATTTGATAGTTGTGCATCACGTGCAGCGGATAGTTTTTCTGCATCAGATGAAGACGGCCCAACGACCGCCACGTTCCGCCGACTGCATAGAACGTCCGCTCGCCCGGCGGCAAATCCGGCCAATGGAAATCCTTCAGTGTTGCTTCAGCGATCTCGGAGGCCTTTTCGATGCTACTCTCTGCCATTTCCGCAAGACGCAGGCCGCCGAGCGGGAAGGTCATGCCAAGGCCAGGGCCTTTGTCATCGACTTCGACGAGCTCCAGACTGCCCCCGCCCATATCCCCGACGAGTCCGCGCGGCTGCCAGAACCCTGCAGTAACGCCAAGGGCAGAAAAATAGGCCTCTTCGTTGCCGTCCAATATGCGCACAGGTGCTCCGAGGATCGCCTCGACCTCGCGGACAAAATCCGGCCCGTTCTCTGCATCGCGCGTCGCAGCTGTTGCAACAATGTAAATGTCCTGACAACCTGTATGACGAATGAGCGCGCGAAAGCGCACCAGCTCGCCAAGTGCCGCTTTTACAGATCCATCAGCCAATTGCCCGGTCGCCGCAACGCCGCGCCCAAGTCCCGCCAGCATCTTTTCATTGAAAAGCATCGTCGGCGTCCGCGCCTTGCGCTCATAGATCACCAGACGAACGGAGTTGGATCCGATGTCGACCACAGCGATTGGGCCGGTGCCGTTAAGCCGGCCACGTGCCGGCTGATGTTGGGAAGACATCAAAGGTCAATCCTTGCCCTTGCGGCCTGTCAGCGGGCAGTTTTTCCGACCGCTGATCTTGAATGTGCCTGCACTTAACGTCATCGGATCACAGGGTCAATTCCGGAATTACAGTTTCCGCCGCCCATCTGACGGGTCCGGATGCGGTTGGCATCATCGTCTCTTTGTTCGCTTAACAAAAGGCTTCGGACGGTCGCTTTTCAATGACTTTCCGCGGCCGGACAAAGACGGGTTCGTCATGAAATAGCGATGAGCATTGAACGGCTCTTCATTGGCACCGGGTTCAATCCGCTCATGGCTTCCGTTTGAAAGGATCCGCCAGCTTTGCTGATTGTCCTTCAAATTGGCCACCATGATCTGATCAAGGACCTGCTCATGCACTGTCGGTGTCGTGAGCGGTACCAGCACTTCCACGCGGCGGTCGATGTTGCGCGGCATCAGGTCGGCGGAGCCAATATAGACATGCGCTTCCGGCGACGGCAGGCCATGACCGTTGCCGAAACAGAAAATCCGTGAGTGTTCCAGGAACCGGCCAACGATGGATTTCACCCGAATGTTGTCGGACAATCCGGCAATCCCCGGCCGGAGGCAACAGATGCCGCGGATAACCAGATCGA
This window of the Roseibium alexandrii DFL-11 genome carries:
- a CDS encoding Ppx/GppA phosphatase family protein, coding for MSSQHQPARGRLNGTGPIAVVDIGSNSVRLVIYERKARTPTMLFNEKMLAGLGRGVAATGQLADGSVKAALGELVRFRALIRHTGCQDIYIVATAATRDAENGPDFVREVEAILGAPVRILDGNEEAYFSALGVTAGFWQPRGLVGDMGGGSLELVEVDDKGPGLGMTFPLGGLRLAEMAESSIEKASEIAEATLKDFHWPDLPPGERTFYAVGGTWRSLGRLHLMQKNYPLHVMHNYQINADEAIEFCRKIAVPDLEGVELAEVVSKQRRPLVPIGAVVLERVLTAMKAERLVFSATGVREGLLHSKLSPEMQAQDPVIEAARELCVLRARSPQFAEELIGWSDALFHMLSIEETANETRLRHAACLLSDIGWRAHPDYRGEQSLNIISNASFVGLDHASRAYLSAAVFYRHEGLREGALSTVIRELFTDRLRIRAKVLGATLRVASLLSASMGGMLPKVGISMEGEELVLDLGTELADLDGERLRKRVGQLSKCIDAPVSVRVSA
- the rnd gene encoding ribonuclease D; the encoded protein is MEVITKTKDLAAACQRLATNDYVTVDTEFLRETTFWPKLCVIQMAGTEMAFIVDALAEGLDLEPFFDLMRDDSVTKVFHAARQDIEIIYHLGGLIPAPLFDTQVAAMVCGFGDSISYDQLVYKVTGARIDKSSRFTDWARRPLTAKQLDYALADVTHLRDAFQFLKANLAEQNRTHWVQDEMTVLTSVATYRADPDQAWKRLKLRVRKPVELAVMMEVAAWRETEAQNRDVPRSRVIKDDAIYELAAQQPVTTEALGRLRTIPRGFERSRNADEILKAVRRALEIPKSELPKLPKGRQAPDGSAAAVDLLKVLLKLVSEAHGVAAKVIATVDDLEKIAADDNADVAAMKGWRRELFGETALKLKRGEVALAFQNRQITVLEQTPQQATQAAE